The genome window CCGCCGGGAGCACTTGCGCGAATCACCCCCTTGTCCGCTAGAGTGGACAAGGTCTGAGAGGGCCTGGGGGCCTCTCAGACCCCGAACGTTCCTGGAACCGCGACCGCGCGGGGTATCGCGCGGATACGCACCGAACGTGGGTCTCCACGTGGGCAACGGGTTGGGATACGATGCGTTAGGCGTCGTCCTCCCGGTGACCCCCAGGCCGGTCGAGGACGGCGCCCTTTTTCTTCCGGTCGCTTCGCGGTGCCGGGTGCCGGCACTCGTGAGTCTTCCGGGCCGCGACGGCAACCAAAAAATGACTCACGGGAACCCGACCTCGGCGCGGGAACGATTCCCCTACCGTCGCGCGGGAACCGCTCCTACTGCTCGTAGGCGTCGACGAGGCGCTGGATGTCGAGCTTGCCCATCCCGAGCATCGCCTTCATCACCCGCGCGGACCTGACCGGATCCGGATCCTTCAGCATGTCCATGAGCACCGTCGGAACGATCTGCCAGGACAGCCCGTACCGGTCCTTGAGCCATCCGCACTGGCTCTCCTCACCGCCGTCGGTGAGCTTCGCCCACAGCTCGTCGACCTCCTCCTGCGACTTGCAGTCGACGAACAGCGAGATCGCCTCGGTGAACCTGAACTGCGGACCGCCGTCGAGGGCGATGAACTCCTGGCCCGCCAGCTCGAAGTTCACCGTCATGACCGCGCCCTCCGGTCCCGGCCCCGCTTCGCCGTAGCGCTGCACGTGCACGATGCGCGAGTCCGGGAAGATCGAGGTGTAGAACTCGGCGGCCTCCTCGGCCTGCCCGTCGAACCACAGGAACGTGGTGATCTTCTGCATCGCCGGTCTCCTGCCGCCGTGGTGGATGCCACAAGTAGAGCACCGGGCACCCACATCCGCCGCGTCTGCGCGGCTCCGGCCGGACCCATCCCCTGTGGACCGCGCCGGACGCGCGGCATGCATCCTGATATCGCAAGGAGATGGCGCTGGGGGGTTCCTCCGGGAACGCTCGCCGAACCGAGGAGAAACACCGTGAGCACCGAACCTGACCGCACGCAGAACGAACAGAACGACCAGGACGGCAGCGGCGCCCCGGCGCACGCCGCACCCGAAGGCGCCGAGCGGCACCCGCTCATCGACCTCTCCCGCGACCCGCACCCCGGCGTGCCCGACCACGCCAAGCCGGACGAGGACTGACCGGCGCGGGTCCGCGGCGATCGCACGCGGGCGACCAGGAGAAGGCAGGGGCGGGGACGTCGTGGCGTCCCCGCCCCTCTTCTGCGCGCGGAAGCGTCACGCGTCGGCGAACGCCAGCCGGACGCCGAGAGCGCCGAAGGCCCCCGCGAACACCCGGCGCATCCAGGTCAGCACGCGGGGCCGGGAGATGACGTGGTCGCGCAGCGCCGCGGCGAACACGCCGTAGCCGACGAACACCACGAACGTCAGCAGCATGAAGGCCGCGCTCAGCTCGACCATGCGCAGCAGACCGCCGGCCTCGCCGGTGGGGACGAACTGCGGCAGGAACGCGAAGAAGAAGATGGTCAGCTTGGGGTTGAGGATGTTGACCAGCACGCCCGAGAGGACGACCTTCCCGGTCGAGCGCTCGGCGGTCTCCCGCTCCACCGCGAGCGCTCCCCTGTCGCGCAGCGTGCTCCACGCCATGTATAGCAGGTAGGCCACGCCCAGGTACTTGAGCACCTGGAACGCCGTGGCGCTGGTGTGCAGCAGCGCCGCGAGCCCGGCCGCCATGGTGTAGAGGACGCCGGTCCCCGGCGTCACGACGATGACCAGCGATGTCAGCCAGAATTCCAAGCTCAAGGCAGCTCCCTCCAGTGCACGGCGCGCAGGCGCACTCCTCGCACCGACGCCGCGTCGGCGACATTACGGCAGAACCCGCACCGGCCCCGGGGTATTGCGCGTTCTCCAACCGACGGGTAAGAACTCGACAAAACATGATTCTCTTTCGCATTTTTCCCGGTTGCGGCTCGCCGAGCGCGGACCTCCCCGCGCCGGGCGGACACCGCGGGATGACACCGGCGGATCCACCGGAACCAGAGCGCCCCACTGTCCACTGAGGAGTTTGCATGGACGTCAGCGATCTCCCCACCAGATCCCGCCGAGCAGTGCTGCGCGCGACCGCGGCGGCAGGACTCGGCCTGGCGGCCTCGCGGCCGGGGCGCGCCGACGCCGCCGGAACGGCTTCCTTCCTGGTGGGGCGCGGGATCTCCGACGCCACGGGCGAGGTCGCCGAGTGCGGCATGATGGGTTACGGCCGCTTCGACCAGCAGGCCGCCGGGCTGCACACCCGACTGCGGGCGCGCTCCTTCGCCATCGCCACGCCCGACGGCGGTGACCCCGTCCTGCTGATCGTCGTCGACTCCCCGATGATCTTCGAGAGCGTGCACCAGGCCGTGCTGCGCCGCCTCGGGGAACGCTTCGGCGACCGCTACACAGAGCAGAACGTGCTCATCACCGCGACCCACACGCACGCGGGCCCAGGCGGCTACTCGCACCACCTGCTCTACAACCTGACCACCATCGGCTTCCACCGCCGGACCTTCGACGCGGTCGTCGACGGCATCGTGGAGTCCGCCGAGCGCGCCCACGCCGACCTCGCGCCCGCCGAGCTGACCCTCACCCACGGCGAACTGCGCGACGCCAGCGCGAACCGCTCCCGCGCCGCGTTCGACCGCAACCCCGGCGACATCAGGGCGCACTTCCCGGACGCGATCGACCCGCAGACCTCGCTCCTGCGCATCGAGCGCGCCGGCCGCGCGGTCGGCGCGGTCAACTGGTTCGCGACGCACGGCACCAGCATGTCCGGCGACAACAGGCTGATCAGCGCCGACAACAAGGGATACGCGGCCTACCACTGGGAGCGCGAGGTCGAGCGGGTCGACTACCGCGCCGACGCCGATCCGGGCTTCGTCAGCGCGTTCGCGCAGACCAACGCCGGGGACATGTCACCGAACCTCGACCTGCGTCCACCGGCCACGCCGGAGGACTTCGAGCGCACCCGCGTCAACGGGCACCGCCAGTACGAGGCCGCGGTCCGCCAGCTCGGCGCGACCGGTGTTCGGCTCACCGGTGGTGTCGACTCGCGGCTGGTCTACGTCGACCTCTCCGAGGTCGTGGTCTCCCCCGAGTTCACCGGTGACGGCAGGACCCACCGGACGAGCAAGCCCGCGATCGGGGCGCCGATGGCGGCGGGCAGCACCGAGGACGGCCCGGCGTTCCCGGGGTTCGCCGAGGGCGAGAACCCGTTCTGGGACGCCGTTTCCGGCTCGGTGGTCTACGGCCCGGCACCCGAGCTGCGGGACGCCCAGGCACCCAAGGCGATCGTGGTGCCGGTCGGTGCGATGAACCACGTATACCCGTGGGTGCAGGAGCAGGTGCCGGTGCAGCTGGTCCGCGTCGGGCGGCTGCACCTGATCGGCATTCCGGGCGAGGTGACGATCGGCGCGGGACTGCGGCTGCGGCGGACGGTCGCCGGAATCGCCGGCGCCGACCTCGCCGACGTCCTCGTCGCCGGCTACGCGAACTCCTATTTCCACTACGTGACGACGCCCGAGGAGTACGACGCCCAGCAGTACGAGGGCGGCAGCACCCTGTTCGGGCGGTGGCAGCTGCCCGCGCTGCAACAGGTCGTCGCCGAGCTGGCGACCGCCATGCGCGACGGCAGGCGGTTGCCGCTGGGGCCGGTCCCGCCGGACCTGTCCGGCTCGCAGCTCTCCCTGCAACCCCCGATCGTCGTGGACGTCCCGCAGCCGATGCGGGCCTTCGGCGACGTGCTGACCGGGCCGCGCGACTCCTACCGCGCCGGTGAGCGGGTCTCCGTGGTCTTCGCGGGCGCCCACCCGGGCAACGACCTGCACCGGCGCGGCACCTACCTGGAAGTGCAGCGCCACGAGGACGGCCGGTGGCGCACGGTCGCCGACGACGGCGACTGGTCGACGAGGTTCCACTGGGAGCGCGACGGGATCGCGGCGTCGAAGGTGACCGTCACCTGGGACGTTCCGGGTGACGCCGCGCCCGGCGGCTACCGCGTCCGCTACCACGGCCACGCCCGGCACCTCACCGGCGCGGTCAGCGCGTTCACCGGCACCACCCCGACCTTCACCGTGTCGCGCTGAACGCC of Saccharopolyspora erythraea contains these proteins:
- a CDS encoding VOC family protein; its protein translation is MQKITTFLWFDGQAEEAAEFYTSIFPDSRIVHVQRYGEAGPGPEGAVMTVNFELAGQEFIALDGGPQFRFTEAISLFVDCKSQEEVDELWAKLTDGGEESQCGWLKDRYGLSWQIVPTVLMDMLKDPDPVRSARVMKAMLGMGKLDIQRLVDAYEQ
- a CDS encoding LysE family translocator; translated protein: MSLEFWLTSLVIVVTPGTGVLYTMAAGLAALLHTSATAFQVLKYLGVAYLLYMAWSTLRDRGALAVERETAERSTGKVVLSGVLVNILNPKLTIFFFAFLPQFVPTGEAGGLLRMVELSAAFMLLTFVVFVGYGVFAAALRDHVISRPRVLTWMRRVFAGAFGALGVRLAFADA
- a CDS encoding neutral/alkaline ceramidase encodes the protein MDVSDLPTRSRRAVLRATAAAGLGLAASRPGRADAAGTASFLVGRGISDATGEVAECGMMGYGRFDQQAAGLHTRLRARSFAIATPDGGDPVLLIVVDSPMIFESVHQAVLRRLGERFGDRYTEQNVLITATHTHAGPGGYSHHLLYNLTTIGFHRRTFDAVVDGIVESAERAHADLAPAELTLTHGELRDASANRSRAAFDRNPGDIRAHFPDAIDPQTSLLRIERAGRAVGAVNWFATHGTSMSGDNRLISADNKGYAAYHWEREVERVDYRADADPGFVSAFAQTNAGDMSPNLDLRPPATPEDFERTRVNGHRQYEAAVRQLGATGVRLTGGVDSRLVYVDLSEVVVSPEFTGDGRTHRTSKPAIGAPMAAGSTEDGPAFPGFAEGENPFWDAVSGSVVYGPAPELRDAQAPKAIVVPVGAMNHVYPWVQEQVPVQLVRVGRLHLIGIPGEVTIGAGLRLRRTVAGIAGADLADVLVAGYANSYFHYVTTPEEYDAQQYEGGSTLFGRWQLPALQQVVAELATAMRDGRRLPLGPVPPDLSGSQLSLQPPIVVDVPQPMRAFGDVLTGPRDSYRAGERVSVVFAGAHPGNDLHRRGTYLEVQRHEDGRWRTVADDGDWSTRFHWERDGIAASKVTVTWDVPGDAAPGGYRVRYHGHARHLTGAVSAFTGTTPTFTVSR